A stretch of DNA from Cannabis sativa cultivar Pink pepper isolate KNU-18-1 chromosome X, ASM2916894v1, whole genome shotgun sequence:
tctaatattttattcttaaaccaatacatttcaaaataaaacatatatgaCACTTATATAAAAAACCCAAGAATAACCCTCAACCCAACCGAACCCTCAACCCCCTCACCACATAGTACGAGCTGACCCAGCCCCCTCACCCCCACTCCGACTACGAGACGACCCCCTCCTCCGACGGAGACAACTCCGACGGAGACCCACAGCCCCGATCCGACCGAGAGAACTCCCACCGCCTCGACCCACATAACCTTCAATCTCAAACTTCAACCCACAACACCATCGGACCCCCATccatcggaccatcggaccaccacataacccatcggacccaacccacataccccatcggaccccaacccCACAAGaatgaccatcggaccccaacccACATAACCCATCAGACCCTACCCCATGTACcccatcggaccatcggacGACATTGGACCAATAGGAGGTCCGATGTCTTCAACCTCAGATCTGAAAAAACTCAAAACCGACCGAAGAAAAACTAACCTTCGACATATTCGCGACTGCGGGTGGTGGTTGTGCGTGGTTGGGGGCTGCTGTCGGTGGTGGTGGGTGGTCGTCGGTGGTGGTAGGTGGTCGTCGGTGGCTGAGCGTGGTCATGCGCTGAAGCCGTGGTCGTGCGTGGTCagcgagagggagagagagaagttttgatttttgtttgggaTTTGTTTTTCAAATGGGAGGGGTATTATGGGAAAAAATCAAATGTAGTCATATATGGACAATTTTAATAGATATAGATTTAGGAAAATAATTTTAGAGTGTTTTATGgatagtttttcaaatttcccaataatAATTCCAAAACACCTTTTCTTTAGCAAAGGGAAAAGTGAGAGATTACGTGAGGTGGGCCGAGATCCGTGTAGAGTGGGCCGTAGGTGGGGACAGAAAAGCCCAAGTCCACTAAACCCAAATTGAGTTGTCCTCTTCTACACtcattctcttttcttttccatATTTCCATTCATTCTTTCATTAATTTTTCTCATTATTCGCCTCAGAGCTACGACTACAGTAAACTAGACTCGATTCAAAACGACGTAGTTTCAAGCTGAAACGCAAGTTTCTCTACTTCACCATCTTCTTCCTCGCTCAACAGAGATTCTCTGTTCATCCAAAACCCATGTTTTTCTAGCGCAGTTAAGAAGAATCGGTCTACGGAGCTCGAAACCACAAAATCTGGAGCATGAATTGTTAGATTTAGTGAAACAATTTCAGATTATTTTGGGATCGGAGTGTTGGTTTGGGAATGTCTTTGAGGATTAAAGCGGTGGTGGATAAATTCGTTCAGGAGCTGAAGGAAGCTCTGGACGCAGATATTCAGGACCGAATtatgaaagagagagagatgcaGAGCTATATTGAAGAGCGGGAACGTGAGGTTGCCGAGCGTGAGGCTGCCTGGAAAGCCGAGCTCTCTCGTCGCGAGGTACTACTACTATTTTTCATTATCTTCAGCAAGTTCATTTTGTATGTTTTGTAGTTTTCAATTGCTTATGGAAATCAATCAAACATGTTATGGAGAAATGAGTAGTAGTGCACTCAGTGATTGTTTTTGGTTGTGAGTTGAGCTCCGCGTAGAAGCTTAGTGTAAACGTTTGGCCATGTTGTTAAGCATTTTGATTTAGTTTCTTTACAGTAATGACCACCATGGATGAAGTCCATGGTTCGTTAATGTGAAGTGTGAGAATAGATTAAATTTGGTTGGTTGTAGCTCAATATGATAATACGTATGTAATTCTTTTCTGTGTTCGATAAAAGGTCCAATTCTCATACTGGGCAATGTGAAGTGATCAATTTCTATTAGCTTCATAGCAAAGAAGAGTTGGATTCAAGGTTGTTGTTTCCCATCATTAGATTATGTTCTTAACTTTAAAAACTATCCTTTTAATTTAGGCATGTGATTTGCTGACAGATCTAAGGTTCTAGTCGCAATTGAGTACCTACATAGCACTTGCTATAATTTTCTAGTCCCGGGTTAGGGAGGGAGCCTAGTTAAGAACACGATAGAGGTGCCTAGGAAAGGCCCAAACCCCAGACTTTTGGAAGCAAATTACATGATTGACCGTGTGCTTACCCTCTTGGATAAGCTGTATGGTATTTTGAGAATCCTTGAATCAGAGTTCGATTTAGTTGTTTATCTTACTAATTTAAAGATGAAGCAAACATCTTATGAAGAGAGTGAGTAATTTGTCTTTCTTTCCTTGGGTAGAAGTGTTGGGCACGTATCTCTTTCTTCTGATTGAAAAAGGGGTGTTTGAGTATTTAGGTTTATGGTGTGCTTCTTTGAACAACAAATGATTGAAgcttaataatcaatgatcatgCGTTTAGTTTCATGCATCAAGTGTCCCAATAAATGGTCTCATTTTTCTACTACTCATTCACGGAAACTGATCGATTTTTTCATAGTTCTTTTCTATgacattttttttgttgaacTTGAACTTTAGACTACTCTCTCACCTTCCTGCTTGAGCTAGCCTTAATATCGATGATTTTTTTAAGACAAAACTTCAACATAATGCTTTATTTTTCTTGTCTACTGTGTTCATTGGAAATTGTGTTTCAGAAATGCAATATTGAGATGCATAATATTGTCCAGTTctatttttatactaatttctaGTTTGCTTATACTCTATGAAAAGTGTTGATAATGATAATCAGAAGAAGCATATATAGGTGGAACACTCATTCCATCATTTGTGATTGTTCTCTGGTGAATGTTGTTACTCAAAAATCTTTTTTTCTCCATCTATCAACACCTTACTTGTATATCAGTGCAGGTGTGACATGAGAGTATGATTTGTTTGATCATTCAAAGTTTAACATTTTCCCTTTCCCTTGTCGTCTCAGGCAGAGATTGCGCGTCAAGAAGCAAGACTAAAGATGGAGAAAGAAAACCTCGAAAAGGAGAAAAGCGTCTTGATGGGAACTGCATCGAATCAAGATAATCAAGATGGAGCTCTTGAAATCACTGTTAGTGGAGAAAAATATAGGTGCCTCAGGTTTTCAAAGGCGAAGAAATGAGACACTGAAGTGAATAAAAAAGGCTGAAATTTTGGGATGGCTAGACTCTATTATGGTGACTTTCAACTTCTTATTCATTCTGAATTGCTTTGTGTACACATTATAGGTATACCATTTCAACAAAATTGAATTCATTGTACCTTCTGAACATTATTGGTTAATTCAATGTAATGAGATTTTTATTTCTTGGTTAGTGgaaacagaaaaagaaaaaaaaaaattcattttttggCTATTTGTCTGTGTAAATaataatctatatataaaaGGTAAATAGCGACATAAGTACTTAatgttttaagtttgtaagcggcataaaattaatgtttatttttagcagtTTGTAAACGGCATAAAACCAATATGTAATTTTCTTCCAATTTCGTAATAACATAATTTGTAcccatatttaaataataacaaaGTGAACCAattcatttattaaaattattgcttgaaataaaatatcaaaattatagaGTTTGTTTGGCTATGTTTTCAgtttttagtaaatttttaaaaactggtcttaaatttttttcttaaaagaaaatcaatattttagtaCCATAATGACATTAACCCATCGGGTCTAGGATTTAAgagcaaaatataaaatataatatattagacaaaaaattaaaaacatcaaaCGACTCCTAAAACAATTTGTTTTTAAACTGTAAACCCACACAGTTAAATAGTATTTTTCAAcccatttatttattaagatgAAACAAATATTTAAAACTGAATTAAAAGTAGGGATCAGATGGTTCAAAAGAGTGTCCCATGTCGTAACAGGCTTGGGGCAAACACTCATCTTGCACACATAGCAAGATTAGACCACTCATCACATCCCGTTTCTGCCTGAAGGATCATGCTTACTACTTACCATTCTTTCCACCTTTATCTTATCACCTTTTACAttaatttctctctattttcaaTGT
This window harbors:
- the LOC115703239 gene encoding uncharacterized protein LOC115703239, producing the protein MSLRIKAVVDKFVQELKEALDADIQDRIMKEREMQSYIEEREREVAEREAAWKAELSRREAEIARQEARLKMEKENLEKEKSVLMGTASNQDNQDGALEITVSGEKYRCLRFSKAKK